A window of Lysobacter terrestris contains these coding sequences:
- the metF gene encoding methylenetetrahydrofolate reductase [NAD(P)H], with product MPLPALSFEFYPPKTDEQRAQLDKTAARLKSLKPDYVSCTFGAGGSTLSYTPETIERLHAHHGLDAAPHLSCVGGTRAELGELLLRYKAMGCRRIVALRGDLPSGMGRAGDFRYASDLVEFIRTEYNGFFHIEVAAYPECHPQADDALADLRNFKRKVEAGANGAITQYFYNADAYFRFVDDARRLGIDVPIVPGIMPISNFTQLRRFSEACGAEIPRWIGKRMQAFGDDVDSVREFASDFVASLCQRLIDGGAPGLHFYTLNLSKPTLGVLARLE from the coding sequence ATGCCCCTCCCCGCCCTCAGCTTCGAGTTCTATCCGCCCAAGACCGACGAACAGCGCGCGCAGCTGGACAAGACCGCCGCGCGGCTCAAGTCGCTCAAGCCGGACTACGTCTCGTGCACCTTCGGCGCGGGCGGCTCGACCCTGTCGTACACCCCGGAAACGATCGAGCGCCTGCACGCGCACCACGGCCTCGACGCCGCGCCGCACCTGTCCTGCGTCGGCGGCACACGCGCCGAACTGGGCGAGCTGCTGTTGCGCTACAAGGCCATGGGCTGCCGGCGCATCGTCGCCCTGCGCGGCGACCTGCCGTCGGGCATGGGCCGCGCCGGCGATTTCCGCTACGCCTCCGACCTGGTCGAATTCATCCGCACCGAATACAACGGCTTCTTCCACATCGAAGTCGCGGCGTATCCGGAGTGCCATCCGCAGGCCGACGATGCGCTTGCCGACCTGCGCAACTTCAAGCGCAAGGTGGAAGCCGGCGCGAACGGCGCGATCACCCAGTACTTCTACAACGCCGACGCGTATTTCCGCTTCGTCGACGATGCGCGCCGGCTCGGCATCGACGTGCCGATCGTCCCGGGCATCATGCCGATCTCCAATTTCACCCAGCTGCGCCGTTTCTCCGAAGCCTGCGGCGCGGAGATCCCGCGCTGGATCGGCAAGCGCATGCAGGCCTTCGGCGACGACGTCGACAGCGTGCGCGAATTCGCCTCGGATTTCGTCGCCAGCCTGTGCCAGCGGCTGATCGACGGCGGTGCCCCCGGCCTGCACTTCTACACGCTCAATCTGTCCAAGCCGACGCTCGGCGTGCTCGCGCGGCTGGAGTGA
- the ahcY gene encoding adenosylhomocysteinase: MNAVPKTFSTEGDYKVADISLADWGRKEIDIAEQEMPGLMSIRRKYAAGKPLKGVRVTGSLHMTIQTAVLIETLRDLGADVRWASCNIFSTQDHAAAAIAKSGTPVFAWKGESLEEYWDCTLDALTFPGNKGPELVVDDGGDVTLLIHKGFELENGSDWVNTPSSNHEEQVIKNLLKRVHAERPGFFAGVVKDWKGVSEETTTGVHRLYQLAEQGKLLVPAINVNDSVTKSKFDNLYGCRESLADGLKRAMDVMLAGKVAVVCGYGDVGKGSAHSLRAYGARVVVTEIDPINALQAAMEGFEVNTVESTLGRGDIYVTTTGNKDVLTLSHMSQMKDQAIVCNIGHFDNEIQVDALNASGAKKLNIKPQVDKYTFANGNSIFLLAEGRLVNLGCATGHPSFVMSNSFSNQTLAQLDLWANKDNYEVGVYILPKKLDEEVARLHLEKIGVKLTTLTQDQADYLGVAVEGPYKPDHYRY; encoded by the coding sequence ATGAACGCCGTACCGAAGACCTTCTCCACCGAAGGCGACTACAAGGTTGCCGACATATCGCTGGCCGATTGGGGCCGCAAGGAAATCGACATCGCCGAGCAGGAAATGCCGGGCCTGATGTCGATCCGCCGCAAGTACGCCGCTGGCAAGCCGCTCAAGGGCGTGCGCGTCACCGGCTCGCTGCACATGACCATCCAGACCGCGGTGCTGATCGAGACGCTGCGCGATCTCGGCGCCGACGTGCGCTGGGCCTCGTGCAACATCTTCTCGACCCAGGACCACGCCGCCGCCGCGATCGCCAAGTCGGGCACGCCGGTGTTCGCGTGGAAGGGCGAATCGCTGGAGGAATACTGGGACTGCACGCTCGACGCGCTGACCTTCCCGGGCAACAAGGGTCCGGAACTCGTCGTCGACGACGGCGGCGACGTCACCCTGCTGATCCACAAGGGCTTCGAGCTCGAGAACGGTTCCGACTGGGTCAACACCCCGTCGTCGAACCACGAGGAGCAGGTGATCAAGAACCTGCTCAAGCGCGTCCATGCCGAGCGTCCGGGCTTCTTCGCCGGCGTGGTCAAGGACTGGAAGGGCGTGTCGGAAGAGACCACCACCGGCGTGCACCGCCTGTACCAGCTCGCCGAACAGGGCAAGCTGCTGGTGCCGGCGATCAACGTCAACGACTCGGTCACCAAGTCGAAGTTCGACAACCTGTACGGCTGCCGCGAATCGCTGGCCGACGGCCTCAAGCGCGCGATGGACGTGATGCTCGCCGGCAAGGTCGCCGTCGTGTGCGGCTATGGCGACGTCGGCAAGGGTTCGGCGCACTCGCTGCGTGCCTACGGCGCGCGCGTGGTGGTCACCGAGATCGACCCGATCAACGCCCTGCAGGCCGCGATGGAAGGCTTCGAGGTCAACACGGTCGAGTCGACGCTGGGCCGTGGCGACATCTACGTCACCACCACCGGCAACAAGGACGTGCTGACGCTGTCGCACATGTCGCAGATGAAGGACCAGGCGATCGTCTGCAACATCGGCCACTTCGACAACGAGATCCAGGTCGATGCGCTGAACGCCTCGGGCGCGAAGAAGCTCAACATCAAGCCGCAGGTCGACAAGTACACCTTCGCCAACGGCAACAGCATCTTCCTGCTGGCCGAAGGCCGCCTGGTGAACCTGGGCTGCGCCACCGGCCACCCGAGCTTCGTGATGTCCAACTCGTTCTCCAACCAGACGCTTGCGCAGCTGGACCTGTGGGCGAACAAGGACAACTACGAAGTCGGCGTCTACATCCTGCCGAAGAAGCTGGACGAGGAAGTCGCGCGCCTGCACCTGGAGAAGATCGGCGTGAAGCTGACCACGCTGACCCAGGACCAGGCCGATTACCTCGGCGTGGCCGTGGAAGGCCCGTACAAGCCGGATCACTACCGCTACTGA
- the metK gene encoding methionine adenosyltransferase: MSTSYLFTSESVSEGHPDKIADQISDAVLDAILAQDKRARVACETMVKTGAAIVAGEVTTSAWVDIEALARKVINDIGYDNSDVGFDGHTCAIINMLGKQSPDINQGVDRKKPEEQGAGDQGLMFGYACVEAPEFMPAPLYYSHRLVEQQAKVRKNGKLKWLRPDAKSQVTLRYDGNSILGLDAVVLSTQHDPDIKQKDLIEAVRSEILVPVLPKKWLDALPKNKVHINPTGKFVIGGPVGDCGLTGRKIIVDSYGGMARHGGGAFSGKDPSKVDRSAAYAARYVAKNIVAAGLADKCEVQVSYAIGVAEPTSISVTTFGTGKISDDKIEKLIRKHFDLRPYGITKMLDLEHPIYQPTASYGHFGRKPKEISYTDGAGKKHKATAFSWEKTDRADALRKDAGLKK, encoded by the coding sequence ATGTCCACCAGCTACCTCTTCACCTCCGAATCCGTCTCCGAAGGCCATCCGGACAAGATCGCCGACCAGATCTCCGACGCCGTCCTCGACGCGATCCTCGCGCAGGACAAGCGCGCGCGCGTGGCCTGCGAAACGATGGTGAAGACCGGCGCCGCGATCGTCGCCGGCGAAGTCACCACCTCGGCGTGGGTCGACATCGAAGCGCTGGCACGCAAGGTCATCAACGACATCGGCTACGACAACTCCGACGTCGGCTTCGACGGCCACACCTGCGCGATCATCAACATGCTCGGCAAGCAGTCGCCCGACATCAACCAGGGCGTCGACCGCAAGAAGCCGGAAGAACAGGGCGCGGGCGACCAGGGCCTGATGTTCGGCTACGCCTGCGTGGAAGCCCCGGAATTCATGCCGGCGCCGCTGTACTACAGCCACCGCCTGGTCGAACAGCAGGCCAAGGTGCGCAAGAACGGCAAGCTCAAGTGGCTGCGTCCGGACGCGAAGTCGCAGGTCACCCTGCGCTACGACGGCAACAGCATCCTCGGCCTCGACGCCGTCGTGCTGTCGACGCAGCACGATCCGGACATCAAGCAGAAGGACCTGATCGAAGCCGTGCGTTCGGAAATCCTCGTGCCGGTGCTGCCGAAGAAGTGGCTCGACGCGCTGCCGAAGAACAAGGTGCACATCAACCCGACCGGCAAGTTCGTGATCGGTGGTCCGGTGGGCGACTGCGGCCTGACCGGCCGCAAGATCATCGTCGACAGCTACGGCGGCATGGCCCGTCACGGTGGCGGCGCGTTCTCGGGCAAGGATCCGTCGAAGGTCGACCGTTCCGCGGCCTACGCGGCGCGCTACGTCGCCAAGAACATCGTCGCTGCCGGCCTGGCCGACAAGTGCGAAGTGCAGGTCTCGTACGCGATCGGCGTCGCCGAGCCGACCTCGATCTCGGTCACCACCTTCGGCACCGGCAAGATCAGCGACGACAAGATCGAGAAGCTGATCCGCAAGCACTTCGACCTGCGCCCGTACGGCATCACCAAGATGCTCGACCTGGAGCACCCGATCTACCAGCCGACCGCCAGCTACGGCCACTTCGGCCGCAAGCCGAAGGAAATCAGCTACACCGACGGTGCCGGCAAGAAGCACAAGGCGACGGCCTTCTCGTGGGAGAAGACGGATCGCGCCGACGCGTTGCGCAAGGATGCCGGGCTGAAGAAGTAA
- a CDS encoding lysophospholipid acyltransferase family protein, protein MQKFEQQLQQRFPHWFRGRRARLAQPLLRAIGRWSRFDAIAGFLARSGHLRDFEFVRGALDFLQARYVADAAELRRIPASGRLLIVANHPSGALDALALLDAVGQVRRDVRIIANDLLSALEPLSGLLLPIRIVGGRPGAESLHAVEQALRDEVCVIVFPAGEVARLGLRGVTDGRWRRGFLRFARATATPVLPVRVETRNSALFYGASALFKPAGTALLAREMFARGARRIALRIGHPLRLPADGKPTNLLRQVRRELHAIGTPRERVAPIGPEALVDAVDPAQVRAGVEAMELLGQTFDGKQIRVGRLAAGAPLLREIGRLRELTFRAVGEGTGLRLDVDLYDSWYEHIVLWDAAAGRIAGAYRLARGAAVLPERGLAGFYTASLFDYADDALPRMREGMELGRSFVAPEYWGSRSIDYLWQGIGAYLLRHPDVRYLFGPVSISAALPIEAREQIVAYYARYYGSCERCAASKQPFAYRAAPPRFGDDLDAAMAFRVLRNNLDALGATLPMLYKQYTDLCEPGGARFLAFGVDPAFSDSVDGLIEVDLQRLRAKKRERYLVAAETRAVEVTE, encoded by the coding sequence ATGCAGAAGTTCGAGCAGCAGCTTCAACAGCGATTCCCGCACTGGTTCCGCGGCCGCCGCGCCAGGCTGGCGCAGCCGCTGCTGCGGGCGATCGGGCGCTGGTCGAGGTTCGACGCCATCGCCGGCTTCCTCGCCCGCAGCGGCCACCTGCGCGACTTCGAGTTCGTGCGCGGCGCGCTGGATTTCCTGCAGGCCCGCTATGTCGCCGACGCCGCCGAGCTGCGCCGCATTCCGGCCAGCGGCCGCCTGCTGATCGTCGCCAACCATCCTTCCGGCGCGCTGGACGCGCTGGCCCTGCTCGACGCGGTGGGCCAGGTGCGCCGCGACGTGAGGATCATCGCCAACGACCTGCTCTCGGCGCTGGAGCCGCTCTCGGGGTTGCTGCTGCCGATCCGCATCGTCGGCGGCCGGCCCGGCGCCGAGAGCCTGCACGCCGTCGAGCAGGCGCTGCGCGACGAAGTCTGCGTGATCGTGTTCCCGGCCGGCGAGGTCGCGCGGCTGGGCCTGCGCGGCGTCACCGACGGGCGCTGGCGCCGCGGCTTCCTGCGTTTCGCCCGCGCCACGGCCACGCCGGTGTTGCCGGTGCGCGTGGAAACGCGCAATTCGGCGCTGTTCTACGGCGCGTCCGCCCTGTTCAAGCCGGCCGGCACCGCGCTGCTGGCGCGCGAGATGTTCGCGCGCGGCGCGCGCCGCATCGCCCTGCGCATCGGCCACCCGCTGCGGTTGCCGGCCGACGGCAAGCCGACCAACCTGTTGCGCCAGGTCCGCCGCGAACTGCATGCCATCGGTACCCCGCGCGAACGCGTCGCACCGATCGGGCCGGAGGCGTTGGTCGACGCGGTCGATCCGGCGCAGGTGCGCGCCGGCGTGGAGGCGATGGAGCTGCTCGGCCAGACCTTCGACGGCAAGCAGATCCGCGTCGGCCGCCTCGCCGCCGGCGCGCCGCTGTTGCGCGAGATCGGCCGCCTGCGCGAACTGACCTTCCGCGCGGTGGGCGAGGGGACCGGCCTGCGCCTCGACGTCGACCTGTACGACAGCTGGTACGAACACATCGTGCTATGGGACGCGGCGGCGGGAAGGATCGCCGGCGCCTATCGCCTCGCGCGCGGCGCCGCGGTGCTGCCCGAGCGCGGCCTGGCCGGCTTCTACACCGCGTCCCTGTTCGACTACGCCGACGACGCGTTGCCGCGCATGCGCGAAGGCATGGAGCTGGGCCGCAGCTTCGTCGCGCCCGAGTACTGGGGCAGCCGCAGCATCGACTACCTGTGGCAGGGCATCGGCGCGTACCTGCTGCGGCATCCGGACGTGCGTTATCTGTTCGGCCCGGTCTCGATCAGCGCGGCATTGCCGATCGAGGCGCGCGAGCAGATCGTCGCCTATTACGCGCGTTATTACGGCAGCTGCGAGCGCTGCGCGGCCTCGAAGCAGCCGTTCGCCTATCGCGCCGCGCCGCCGCGTTTCGGCGATGACCTCGATGCGGCAATGGCGTTCCGCGTGCTGCGCAACAACCTCGACGCGCTCGGCGCCACCCTGCCGATGCTGTACAAGCAGTACACCGACCTGTGCGAACCCGGCGGCGCGCGCTTCCTTGCGTTCGGCGTGGATCCCGCCTTCAGCGACTCGGTCGACGGGTTGATCGAAGTCGACCTTCAGCGCCTGCGCGCGAAGAAGCGCGAGCGCTACCTCGTCGCGGCAGAGACGCGCGCTGTCGAGGTGACGGAATGA